In Brachyhypopomus gauderio isolate BG-103 chromosome 18, BGAUD_0.2, whole genome shotgun sequence, the sequence GGCTACAAGGTGCAGCCGCGTGGCAGGACAGAGCAGAAGGTGAAGACGCACTTCAACACCATGACACCCATCACACCGACTCTTGTTTTCAATCCCAGGATACAACTTAAagtgtgtattactgtgcttAGAATGTGCATCAGACACTGTGTGCAGTTAATGTGGCTGAGAAGCAAAGTTTCGCAGACATAAATTTGTTTCATAACCAATAGCTTTAAATAAATGATGCTTTATATATTCATCTGTTTTTTCCATACACAAGCTTGTAGCTCTTCAGGCAATTAGCAAATTGTGCTAATGTCCTATCCTGGCAGGGCAAAGGACTGGAGGAAACCTACTGGCTTGTGGGTAAAGATGGGTTCACTAAACCACTGCCTAACCCCCCAGAGCTCAAGCAAGGGTAGGAACTCTGAGACACGTCCTTTTCTTAGGAGTAGCTGCTTTGGAAGCTGTAGCATCTTACATACTGGACGGACTCACAGGACTAATCTTGTGTAAGGACTCTCCGAAACTCCCATTGCAAGGCACAGTTTGCTCAACGTGGGTTGGCACATAAGACGCTTCAAGATTGACCTCAGACTGAAATTTGCACACACCTTAAGCGTATGCTGATCTGGAGTCTGTTGACCTTTGATCTAAAGCTTtaaaatgctttattttttctttctttctttgcttTTGCATCTtctagtttttgtttttttttccttcagagCTTTAGTCCTTCCGCCGACATGTGAAGCTGGTGTTGCGTTCGGTTTGTTTATTGTGCCTCTTCGATATATCTTTCAGACAGTTGACCCATGGCCTACAGATGGAGGAAATGGCACAGTACAAGAAGAAGAAAGCCGAGGCGCAGCTAGCCAAGAGGAAATGAGGTAATGCAAGTCATTACACCACATCTTTGACCTTCGGTTGCCTGGAAACTGATCAGTCTGCCCTGTGCAACTGAATATTTAGACTCCTTTCTGTTTGTGACCGTTCTCTGCCTCCAATAGGTAAATTGTACATGCatgcataaatacataaattatcTAGAATGATATGTGTTGCATCACGAAGGCCAGATGTTGATCAAGAGCCAGAGCGATTCATTGCTGATTCACAGTCTGGATCCGACCCATCTTTAGTGTTAATTAGGCTGTATCATTATCGCATTTTCTGACTGCTCTCTCTAGCAGGGTCACTGAGACTGGACAGCTAAGCTAGCAATATGGCTATGTACAAGTTGTAGGTTAGGTTAAAGATTTACCTGGTAAAAATGTCTGTGTGACTACATTTATTTCACAATTTGAGCATTGTTTTCCTGTTTTGAAAATGGTGTCAACTGGCTGTTGAGTATGGAAGAAAACCTGAAGAAAGGGCTTAGCCATGATCAAAGCTAAGCCTAATTTAGTTTGCAGGGTCGATCCTGTAACACTGGTTTAACATACTAAAAACATAACCTACATCGGTTTTTCCCTTTCAGTCTCATCATGTGACATCCTCCTACATACTACCGAGCTGTCACTGTATTTGCAAGTGAACTGAAATCAAACCGAACTTCGCAAATCTCAAGACGGTCGAGGTGTCGTTCCTTTGCCAACAGCCTTGAAGTGACTAATCCATGCGGTTCCACTGCCTGGATCCTGGGCTCTGGGCCTGATTGAGGGGAGGTCTCTCGGAGGGGTTCGGTTGTGCAGTGATGGTGCTTGTCGTGTTTCGCTGCCTCGCAGGTGGGAGATGGAACGAGACTTCAAGCAGTGGCGACAGAAGCAGCGAGGAAGCACTCGGGCACTCTCCCCGCTGCTGCCCGGCAGGGACCTTCCTGGAGGAACCATCACCCGCCATCTCCGACCACACTGATGGCATGGCAAAAAGCCACATGGACCTGCCACAAAAAGTCACTTGGACCTCTACGAGAAATGTCAAGAAATCCCCctccttaaaaaaaaacactaccaCCTAAAAAAGCTGTCCTACCTTATGCATTATATGAGGCAGTGAATACATAGAACATGTGGGTAAAAAAATGACTTGGAGAAACTCTGTAAAATGTCAATGTGAAATCTGAGCAGTTTACTAAATGAGATTCTTGTCTCATTTTATTTCTGCTTGTCTTGTTTCATCGGATGCTGCTTTATATTGTACCCATAACAGTGGACATACAGATTCATTACTAGACATGGAGGTGTGTCAGAGTCTAAGGGTGAACAGCTTTGGAGACCTGGAGATTATTGGATACTTCAGTAAGAGGCTCTTCAAATGAATTTGGCTGTAATGTTTATAAATAGCCCATGGGACTATTATACTAAGCCAGAGAGAGCTCATACTTGGTTCCTGCCAATTAACCCAGTTCACTCAGTTTGTTGAGTGGGTGTTGAACTGTGTAAGAGGATCTACCTGAACCTCAGGAGGAGTATAAATACCTGCTTATAGTTTCACAGCTTAAAACAAGACATTTTGAGCTGCATTGCATCTGGTATTTCAGCTGTAGGGTTGTATTCGCATTTTCTTTATGGTAAATACTTGTGAAAATGTAAGGCTTTCAGAGTAAGGTCTTACATTTAGTTTTTTCTTCCTCACTAACACATCATCTAATTGCTGACTGTTCTAGAGCAAGGGAAAAAAgtatgtcaaataaataaatatataaataaagccTCTGAGCCGATCTGGACATCCCTTTGTGACCAAAGTGGTGTGTGAATCCTGTCAATTGTAATCAGTTTAAATGTTGAATTTCGACCTCTGATGCGACAAAAAGAATTCATTGCAATTATCTAATTAAAAAGATTTTTTTGTCACGCTGgagtattttgtttgtttgttcattcgtttattatttgtttgtgaCTAATACAGCCGATATTCTACCACTTTCCACAACTCAACACAGTTCGATACAAAAGGTCAGATGCACACAAGATGAATTAAAGATGCACACAGGAAGaacccaaataaataaataaatttagataaataaataaatggacacAAACAGAGCGGGAGACGATGGAGCGTGTCTGCGAGTATAATGGCAacgtttaaataaaaataacataacGGCCCATTAGACCGTCATACACTTTAATTTTACATGATTAAGTGAAGCAGCGATTCGGTCGGCCGCTCATCCTTCGCCTTTTCTGTCTCCTTTTGGTGCCTCGTCCTTATTCTCATTACAAAGATATTTTTCCAAGCTCCACCTCTGTCTGTACACAGGGCTAGACGCTCCCGGATTGTCCAATAGCACGGAGGCGGCTGGTGGATCGACGAATCCGATTGGATCAGAGCGCCGTCAGTCATAACGCTCTCCGCCGTCTGGCCAGTCACGAGCCGCGGCGTTTCCCCCCCCGTTCACCCTGAACTGTGCGCTGACGTCGCGGTCACGTGATGTTTTCGCTGGGTTGTAGTGATGTGTAGCCACCATGAGTGAAGGGGGAGAAATAAAAGACTGATTATGGCAACCAACGATCACGGCGCGTCCGCTGAGACGCGACGCTTCGTCCTGCATTCCGCCACGAAGACACGGGACGTTACATCCAACGACGGTGAGGATTAACATGGACGTGTGAATCTTATCTGAAGCTATAATCCTGCAaccaaaaaaagaagaaaatgggCCGTGCATCGGTGTAAGCGAGGTGAAGTGACCTTTAATCGCGTCGTCCCCATGGAAGATTTGACGGGTTTCCACAATAACGCCGTTATGTTGACGCTGGAGGCGCAGCCGCGTCGCGCCGTCACCAAAACCGCGGCGTCCGCGACCAACGGCGATGCCTCCGCCGGAGagtctccttcctcctcctcctcctcctccttcccgaTCAATAACAGCTGCCGCCTGCCCGTGCACCTAACGGCCTCCGCTCACCAGGCTCCCCCGCCGAGGAGGCATCAGGCTCCGTATCATTTCAGAGTGCATCACCTTCTCCCGGAGGAGAGCGGCCAGGACGCGGCGGCGAGGAGGAACCTCCCCGCGCTCCAGTACAAGGTGCACGACTCCGCCTTCTGCCGCGTCCTCAGCGCCGACACCACCGCCGCCGCCCTCGCCGCCGCCGCCGTCTGCTCGGGCGGCGCCGACAGGGACGTGTGGAGGTGCGGCTATCTCCGAAAGCAGAAACACGGCCACAAGAGGTTTTTCGTCTTGAGGGGCCCCAGCAACCTCGGGCCTAGTCGTTTGGAGTACTACGACAGTGAGAAGAAATTCCGAAATGCACTCAAAGCTGCTGCGTCGGCTGCCGGCGTGGTGTGCCCACCTAAAAGGGTGATTTACCTGTCACAGTGTTTCACAGTCAACAAGAGGGCTGATGCTAAGAACAAATACCTCATTGCTCTTTATACTAAAGATGAGTACTTTGCTATGGTGGCAGACAGCGAACAGGAGCAGGAGGACTGGTACTTGGCCCTCACTGAACTAATGACCGAGGGCAAAAAGGGGCAGCTGGATACCGATGAATTAGACGACGGTTATGGGACGATTTCACCGGGAACCATTTTCAAGGAGGTGTGGCAGGTGAATGTAAAACCCAAAGGTTTGGGGCAGACCAAGAATTTAATGGGGGTGTACCGTCTGTGCCTTTCCGCCAAGACAATTCACCTGGTGAAGCTGAATTCGGAGACCCCCGCTGTGAACCTGCCATTAATGAATATTCGCCGCTGTGGCCATTCGGAGAGCTTCTTCTTCATCGAGGTGGGACGCTCTTCTTCCATCGGGCCGGGTGAGATCTGGGTGCAAGTGGAGGACTCCGTGGTGGCACAGAACATGCACGAGACAATTCTGGACACCATGAAGGCGCTGAAGGCGTTTCCAGACTTTAGGCCGCGGAGCAAAAGCCAGTCGTCGGGGACCAACCCCGTGCCCTTCATCACGACACGCCGGCCCTTCGGCAACCTGCCGCCCAGCCAGACGGGCCTGCAGCGACCCTCCAGGACCGACTCGGCCACGGGCACCCCTCCCGCGGGGAAGGGTAAGGGAGGGCGGGGCCAGCGCTACCGCACCTCCAGCGAGGGGGAGGGCACCTCGGACCGCCCCCTCAGCTCGGGCACGGGCAGCCTGGTGCACCTGAACACCCCCTGCCTGAACGTGGGCCGCGAGGAGAGCGGCGGCTGCTGCGCCCATGGCTCCGCCCACCACACACGCTCCGCCTCCCTCCCCGTCTCGCACTTCCTGTCCGCCACCAGCCCCATCAGCGTCTCCAGCAGCAGCGGCCACGGCTCGGCCTCCGACACGCACACGCGcccctccagctcctccatctGCGGCTCGCCCAGCGACGGAGGCTTCAACTCCTCCGACGAGTTCTGCCCCAGCCCGTGCGACTTTAGGTATTTCCGAGCGAGCAGCAGCACCCCCGAGTCGCACGGCGACACCCCGCCCGTCAGGGAGGAGTACAGACTAGTGGACTACATGGCCATGGACTGGCACAAAGACTCACAGGGTGCACCCAGGACTTTTGAGGAGGAGAGCAGTTACATGGAAAGGACGTTCCTCAAGCTCACACATTCCTCCAAGCCAAAGCCAGGCAACGGTTTAGGCGTTATGCAGCAGAAAGCGACGCAGACCTCATCTTCATTAGATGAATCGAGCCCCGTGGAGTCGAAACGCTACCCGCTCTGCTCTTGTCTCCTTAAAGCAGGCTATAAGTCTTACTCAGAGTTACATCACCCAACCAGGCCTCCCTCGCTCAACTCTGACGGTCAAAAGAAACTGCCTAAGGATGAAGGCTACATGCCCATGATGTACTGTGTGCTCCCCGCTCTTCATGCAGACTACACCCCTATGCAACCCAGAGCAAATCACCCAGCCACCCTGGACGTTCATCCTTGTTCTTCGCAACAGGTGGACACGCACGGGTACATGGTGATgctgcccgccgacagcccctcGCCGGCAGCGAGCGGCCAGCCGGAGTACGACGACTACATGGACATGTCCCGGACGGCCGCCGCCGAACTCCACGCCCAGGCCTCGCCCGAAGGCCGCAAGTCGCGCGGCTCTTACTTCTCGCTGCCGCGTTCCTACAAAGCGCCGTCTCGCGAGAAATGCGAGCAGAGGGAATACATCGCCATGTCCCCGGCCGACCCGCCCAGCCCGCCCAGCCCGGGGGAGTACATCCACGTGGACTTCGGTGAGCGCCATCCTCTGGCTGCGTCCTCGCCGTCGGCTGAGGACACGCCCCCCGCGGCGAACACCCAGCCCTGTTACCAGCTGTGCTGCTCATCACCAGAACACGCCTACTTGGGCCTGAACGTGGACGGCCTCCTGAAGGACCGCCCGCCGCGCCAC encodes:
- the irs4a gene encoding insulin receptor substrate 2-B, with protein sequence MEDLTGFHNNAVMLTLEAQPRRAVTKTAASATNGDASAGESPSSSSSSSFPINNSCRLPVHLTASAHQAPPPRRHQAPYHFRVHHLLPEESGQDAAARRNLPALQYKVHDSAFCRVLSADTTAAALAAAAVCSGGADRDVWRCGYLRKQKHGHKRFFVLRGPSNLGPSRLEYYDSEKKFRNALKAAASAAGVVCPPKRVIYLSQCFTVNKRADAKNKYLIALYTKDEYFAMVADSEQEQEDWYLALTELMTEGKKGQLDTDELDDGYGTISPGTIFKEVWQVNVKPKGLGQTKNLMGVYRLCLSAKTIHLVKLNSETPAVNLPLMNIRRCGHSESFFFIEVGRSSSIGPGEIWVQVEDSVVAQNMHETILDTMKALKAFPDFRPRSKSQSSGTNPVPFITTRRPFGNLPPSQTGLQRPSRTDSATGTPPAGKGKGGRGQRYRTSSEGEGTSDRPLSSGTGSLVHLNTPCLNVGREESGGCCAHGSAHHTRSASLPVSHFLSATSPISVSSSSGHGSASDTHTRPSSSSICGSPSDGGFNSSDEFCPSPCDFRYFRASSSTPESHGDTPPVREEYRLVDYMAMDWHKDSQGAPRTFEEESSYMERTFLKLTHSSKPKPGNGLGVMQQKATQTSSSLDESSPVESKRYPLCSCLLKAGYKSYSELHHPTRPPSLNSDGQKKLPKDEGYMPMMYCVLPALHADYTPMQPRANHPATLDVHPCSSQQVDTHGYMVMLPADSPSPAASGQPEYDDYMDMSRTAAAELHAQASPEGRKSRGSYFSLPRSYKAPSREKCEQREYIAMSPADPPSPPSPGEYIHVDFGERHPLAASSPSAEDTPPAANTQPCYQLCCSSPEHAYLGLNVDGLLKDRPPRHSLVAPWNPPNYARPLACAYGQARTEFDPEKVRGGCGGSESPLTTMRHLCVSERPPSPPTEPRVVRADPQGRRRHSSETFGSSPGATADGCGVRAPANLADAGRWQNSASFDSVWSHGEDQGPPDPVVLPANCATGDTHRNTPSSYLNYIALDLRDVPRITRNAPPPHPAHGTHQESEAYAGIDFSMSGGHTTASKE